From Bacillota bacterium, one genomic window encodes:
- a CDS encoding HutP family protein produces the protein MQPDSNANCERPSAAVARAAVQMAMSTSRDHERELKRAFTEAGIKTAAVDVGGPFVQSIARAVESILVAAKREGVISPSHPHEGAVTGAAREALAQLMPRAAGFSVGGKVGVARRGEHLSVAVFLQVGLLHLDDVGLALAHRAIPAE, from the coding sequence ATGCAGCCGGATTCGAACGCAAATTGCGAACGACCGAGCGCCGCGGTGGCGAGAGCGGCGGTGCAGATGGCCATGTCCACATCGCGTGACCACGAGCGGGAGCTCAAGCGGGCATTCACCGAAGCCGGAATCAAAACCGCGGCGGTGGACGTCGGCGGGCCCTTCGTACAGTCCATCGCGCGCGCTGTGGAAAGCATCCTCGTGGCGGCCAAGCGAGAGGGCGTCATCTCCCCGTCTCATCCTCACGAGGGTGCCGTAACAGGCGCGGCGCGCGAAGCACTCGCTCAGCTCATGCCTAGGGCGGCGGGCTTCAGCGTGGGCGGCAAGGTGGGCGTCGCCCGCCGCGGAGAACACCTGTCCGTGGCGGTATTTCTTCAGGTCGGACTCTTGCACTTGGACGACGTAGGCCTGGCCTTAGCGCACAGGGCCATCCCGGCGGAGTGA
- the aroH gene encoding chorismate mutase, protein MGDEVFAIRGAIAPVANTKEGVAKATGELLAAILNRNRLDVESVVFAFFTTTADLNAAFPAAAAREAGWSSVPMMCGVEIPVEGALSSCLRVLLLCRRAEAPEAQDRSAAQDRRTSQAALFTRPCLARCGNRQAARRLPADARAAVHRRTRRRARSSSPDRCAQARPVHVYLGEAAILRPDLARADTSADCETAKGDGSERIGCGSERGRKSNKADSRHMELGGRTHDRHNETKRH, encoded by the coding sequence ATGGGCGATGAGGTTTTCGCAATACGTGGCGCAATTGCGCCCGTCGCGAACACGAAAGAAGGCGTGGCCAAAGCCACGGGCGAGCTGTTGGCCGCCATCCTCAACCGGAACCGTCTCGATGTCGAAAGCGTCGTGTTTGCGTTCTTCACCACAACCGCGGACCTCAACGCCGCCTTTCCCGCCGCTGCCGCGAGAGAGGCAGGCTGGTCTTCCGTGCCCATGATGTGTGGGGTCGAGATCCCGGTGGAGGGAGCGCTTTCGTCCTGCCTGCGAGTGCTTCTGTTGTGCCGCCGTGCGGAAGCCCCGGAGGCACAGGACCGCTCGGCGGCACAGGACCGAAGGACCAGCCAAGCTGCCCTGTTCACCCGGCCCTGCCTCGCAAGGTGCGGCAACCGTCAGGCTGCGAGAAGGCTTCCGGCAGATGCTCGCGCCGCTGTGCACAGGCGGACTCGCCGCCGCGCGAGGTCGTCGTCGCCGGACAGGTGCGCCCAAGCTCGGCCCGTTCACGTATACCTGGGAGAGGCTGCCATCCTCCGCCCGGACCTTGCGCGCGCAGACACAAGCGCGGACTGCGAGACGGCTAAAGGAGATGGATCGGAGCGGATCGGATGCGGTTCGGAGCGAGGACGCAAGAGCAACAAGGCTGATAGCCGGCACATGGAGCTGGGAGGAAGAACGCATGATCGTCATAATGAGACAAAGCGCCACTGA
- the aroF gene encoding 3-deoxy-7-phosphoheptulonate synthase produces the protein MIVIMRQSATDDEIHGVMRIAENAHLRVHVSRGEERTVVGLIGDVRRLDPDTIAFLPGVERVVRVLQPFKLASREFIPNRSPVPIAGVLFGGSSEDVPVIAGPCAVEGEDSMIRIARVVAAGGASVLRGGAFKPRTSPYSFQGLGELGLRILAKAREVTGLPVVTEVVSPQDVELVCTYADALQIGSRNMHNYALLHEVGLQRKPVILKRGMMSSVDEWLMAAEYVLSAGNDNVILCERGIRTFETSTRNTLDLSAVAVVKKLSHLPVIVDPSHATGRADMVVPMALAAVACGADGLMVEVHDDPACALSDGPQSVRPEAFADMMRRLGPVAEAIGRRVLAPSRLDTVGACEARD, from the coding sequence ATGATCGTCATAATGAGACAAAGCGCCACTGACGACGAGATCCATGGCGTGATGCGCATTGCCGAGAACGCACACCTTAGAGTGCATGTGTCGAGGGGCGAGGAGCGCACGGTCGTAGGCCTCATAGGGGACGTACGCCGCCTCGATCCAGACACAATCGCTTTCCTACCCGGCGTGGAGCGGGTGGTACGCGTCCTGCAGCCTTTCAAGCTCGCAAGCAGGGAGTTCATTCCGAACCGCAGTCCCGTCCCTATCGCAGGAGTCCTCTTCGGAGGCAGTAGCGAGGATGTCCCGGTGATCGCAGGCCCTTGCGCCGTGGAAGGCGAGGATTCCATGATCCGAATAGCCCGCGTCGTGGCGGCGGGGGGCGCCTCCGTTCTCCGGGGCGGGGCGTTCAAACCTCGCACCTCCCCCTACTCTTTCCAAGGCCTCGGCGAGCTGGGTCTTCGCATCCTCGCCAAGGCGCGCGAGGTAACCGGCCTACCCGTCGTAACAGAAGTGGTTTCCCCTCAGGACGTCGAGCTCGTCTGCACATACGCGGACGCTCTTCAAATAGGGTCCAGGAACATGCACAACTACGCTCTCCTTCACGAGGTCGGCCTGCAGCGAAAGCCCGTCATACTCAAGAGAGGGATGATGTCCTCCGTAGACGAGTGGCTGATGGCGGCGGAGTACGTCCTGTCCGCGGGGAACGACAATGTGATCCTCTGCGAACGCGGCATAAGGACCTTTGAGACGTCCACCCGCAACACTCTGGACTTGTCAGCCGTTGCGGTCGTCAAGAAACTTAGCCATCTGCCGGTCATAGTTGACCCGAGCCACGCCACGGGACGCGCGGACATGGTGGTGCCGATGGCGCTCGCGGCCGTGGCGTGCGGAGCGGACGGGTTGATGGTAGAGGTACACGACGACCCGGCGTGCGCCTTGTCGGACGGCCCGCAGTCGGTGAGGCCTGAAGCATTCGCGGACATGATGCGCAGGCTCGGGCCGGTCGCGGAGGCGATCGGGCGGAGGGTCCTTGCGCCATCAAGGCTCGACACAGTGGGTGCGTGCGAGGCACGCGACTAG
- a CDS encoding alcohol dehydrogenase catalytic domain-containing protein: MLAARLYGPNQLRFEQVPVPELEEGEALIRIAACGVCPSDVRLFTGNARLPVGKVPFLAGHEWVGEVVSVRVSGPIQSAIRPGARVAACWLSSCGECEFCRRGYPNYCVQDNRARVTGGFAEYGKAPVTSLWELPASLAYEEAVFAEPLACCVNGQERSRIAARDEVLVIGAGPVGLLHAQLAHVQGARVIVCDLAAERLEIARGLGIEETLLIGDVTSPSMAYRLAAERVRKMTEGKGPDKVIVATNSVDAVSWALEVIAPCGILNVFAGLYPESHLSLDLNAVHYKQVTITGSHDFNHTHFDAAVNLIVRGRVNVRKLISHVVPLAELEEAFRIVAQRRGMKVVVSPDRFEPSRSL, from the coding sequence ATGCTGGCGGCGAGGCTGTACGGACCAAACCAGTTGCGCTTCGAGCAAGTGCCCGTCCCGGAGCTGGAAGAGGGGGAGGCCCTCATACGCATTGCTGCGTGCGGCGTCTGTCCTAGCGATGTCAGGCTCTTCACCGGCAATGCCCGGCTACCCGTAGGCAAGGTGCCGTTCCTTGCGGGACACGAATGGGTCGGAGAAGTGGTCTCCGTCCGAGTGTCCGGCCCAATTCAGTCCGCCATCCGGCCAGGTGCGCGGGTGGCCGCCTGCTGGCTCTCGTCTTGCGGCGAGTGCGAATTCTGCCGCCGTGGCTACCCAAACTACTGTGTGCAAGACAATCGTGCCCGGGTTACCGGCGGGTTCGCCGAGTACGGCAAGGCACCGGTCACGAGTCTCTGGGAGCTCCCGGCTTCCCTTGCGTATGAAGAAGCCGTCTTCGCCGAACCCCTCGCTTGCTGCGTGAACGGGCAAGAGAGGAGTCGCATTGCAGCCCGCGACGAAGTGCTCGTGATAGGCGCCGGCCCTGTCGGGTTGCTCCATGCCCAGTTGGCTCACGTACAGGGTGCGAGAGTCATCGTGTGCGACCTGGCGGCCGAACGCCTAGAGATCGCGCGCGGGCTGGGCATAGAGGAAACGCTTCTCATCGGTGACGTCACGTCGCCGTCCATGGCTTACCGGCTTGCGGCCGAGCGGGTCCGGAAGATGACGGAGGGGAAAGGACCCGACAAGGTCATAGTCGCCACAAACTCGGTGGACGCCGTCAGTTGGGCCTTGGAGGTCATCGCTCCCTGCGGAATCCTCAACGTTTTCGCCGGCCTTTATCCTGAAAGTCACCTGAGCCTTGACCTTAACGCAGTACACTATAAGCAGGTAACCATCACAGGGAGCCACGATTTCAACCACACGCACTTTGATGCGGCCGTGAACCTTATCGTTCGAGGACGTGTCAATGTGAGGAAGTTGATAAGCCACGTGGTTCCACTCGCCGAGCTGGAAGAGGCCTTCCGCATCGTGGCCCAGCGCCGGGGGATGAAGGTCGTAGTGAGCCCGGACCGCTTCGAACCCTCGCGCTCGTTGTGA